In one Granulicella aggregans genomic region, the following are encoded:
- a CDS encoding alpha-amylase family protein, with the protein MPYFEEQALNKVDRRAFIQLSTGAVLTAGAAPLLADESSPRITSQNGLVRVAGANYTWEYSQRADTFTLRDSQQRVVVRANHQLAVVVAPAANPSDRITVLGQPTSVRVEGNRVVITYESVHRAARVSVTWRFDKEGIWTEPITYDSPDTHDIVSLHYFAAHNDSRVLPALHASFYVVPGISESGAISPIQHNGVHLDESFWLGRGSALPGLSQQWALPVHYFAGFSTPYPVPERDLYTKAQSDAFACGLADLPGGDLFLQFHEAACAPWIDYRSDIWHHLRTPGSVTLGATLLWTVAPGYYEAIAAYYDGLIAAGVIKPKHSSPAKAAVTLTPEFCTWGPQRERDRTGPKLDEAFLNDLYADLKSSGMNAGLFSIDDKWESSYGTLEHSATRLPHFEQFLAQVRADGRKIGMWAALMRCERPEELGLTLDHMLKQPDGKPFTAGDPPYYLLDFTQPLVAEVLDKAVRKFIHRYSPDVFKFDFGYELPALSVAAPKDMAYAGERLMKRGLDVVITAMKQEKPDLVVMYYNLSPLFLDYFDLHSLDDLVLNFGDYDVEANRRIFFSSLMGRLGVPTYGSTGYDWATAPHIWFDSAAVGTIGSLNDFRGDEQGEVGTPEIIARYNGIARILRPSTTFEIVPIGAIPISASLGAHARSWARFEGGNLVLLAWRPYGPDEESPLATNRNDSRIKDAVRSSAPVVVASPDSYAITRSSSLGIVFYGGDTVDIRRTHGSKAAIVSHYFGGATIASKAAVADGRLKISVAPHDANAHPLEWVEVNIS; encoded by the coding sequence TTGCCATACTTTGAGGAGCAGGCGTTGAACAAGGTCGATCGGCGTGCCTTCATCCAACTCTCCACCGGCGCAGTCCTGACAGCGGGCGCAGCCCCCCTGCTCGCGGACGAATCTTCCCCACGGATCACCAGCCAGAATGGTCTCGTCCGGGTCGCCGGCGCAAACTACACCTGGGAGTATTCCCAGCGAGCCGACACCTTCACCCTCCGCGACTCCCAGCAGCGCGTCGTTGTTCGGGCAAACCATCAACTCGCCGTCGTGGTCGCACCAGCCGCCAACCCATCCGATCGGATCACTGTCCTGGGCCAGCCCACCAGCGTTCGTGTCGAGGGCAACCGTGTCGTCATCACCTACGAGTCCGTGCACCGCGCTGCCCGCGTCTCCGTTACCTGGCGGTTCGACAAAGAGGGCATCTGGACTGAGCCGATAACCTACGACTCGCCCGATACTCACGACATTGTCAGCCTGCACTACTTCGCGGCTCATAACGACTCCCGCGTCCTCCCCGCCCTGCACGCCTCGTTCTACGTCGTCCCCGGCATCAGCGAGAGCGGAGCGATCAGCCCCATCCAGCACAACGGCGTCCATCTCGATGAGAGCTTCTGGCTGGGCCGAGGCAGCGCGCTGCCCGGCCTGTCGCAGCAGTGGGCGCTGCCTGTCCACTACTTCGCCGGATTCAGCACCCCTTACCCCGTTCCGGAGCGCGACCTCTACACCAAGGCACAATCCGACGCCTTCGCCTGCGGCCTTGCCGACCTCCCCGGTGGCGACCTCTTCCTCCAGTTCCACGAAGCAGCATGCGCTCCCTGGATCGACTACCGCAGCGACATCTGGCACCACCTCCGCACGCCTGGGAGCGTTACCCTCGGCGCGACGCTCCTCTGGACCGTCGCTCCCGGCTACTACGAGGCCATCGCCGCGTACTACGACGGGCTCATCGCAGCCGGAGTCATCAAGCCAAAGCATTCGTCACCCGCCAAAGCCGCCGTCACGCTTACACCGGAGTTCTGCACCTGGGGCCCGCAGCGCGAACGCGATAGGACCGGCCCCAAGCTCGACGAGGCCTTCCTCAACGACCTCTACGCGGACCTGAAGTCGTCGGGCATGAACGCGGGCCTCTTCTCCATCGACGACAAGTGGGAGAGCAGCTACGGCACCCTCGAGCACTCCGCCACCCGGCTTCCGCACTTCGAGCAGTTCCTCGCGCAGGTCCGCGCCGACGGCCGCAAGATCGGGATGTGGGCTGCCCTGATGCGCTGCGAGCGCCCGGAAGAACTCGGCCTCACGCTCGACCACATGCTCAAGCAGCCCGACGGCAAACCCTTCACCGCCGGCGACCCGCCCTACTACCTGCTGGACTTTACCCAGCCGCTCGTCGCGGAAGTGCTCGATAAGGCCGTCCGCAAGTTCATCCACCGCTACAGCCCCGATGTCTTCAAGTTCGACTTCGGCTACGAGCTGCCCGCGCTCAGCGTCGCCGCGCCGAAGGACATGGCTTACGCCGGTGAGCGCCTGATGAAGCGTGGCCTCGATGTCGTCATCACAGCCATGAAGCAGGAAAAGCCCGACCTGGTCGTGATGTACTACAACCTTTCGCCGCTCTTCCTTGACTACTTCGATCTGCACAGCCTCGACGACCTGGTCCTCAACTTCGGCGACTACGACGTCGAGGCCAACCGCCGCATCTTCTTTTCGAGCCTGATGGGTCGCCTCGGCGTGCCCACCTATGGCTCGACCGGCTACGACTGGGCCACCGCTCCGCACATCTGGTTCGACTCCGCCGCCGTCGGCACCATCGGATCGCTGAACGACTTTCGCGGCGATGAGCAGGGCGAAGTTGGCACGCCCGAAATCATCGCGCGCTACAACGGCATCGCCCGCATCCTGCGTCCTTCGACCACGTTCGAGATCGTCCCAATCGGTGCCATCCCCATCTCCGCCAGCCTCGGCGCTCACGCCCGTTCGTGGGCGCGGTTCGAAGGAGGCAACCTCGTCCTACTCGCCTGGCGTCCCTATGGCCCGGATGAAGAGAGCCCGCTCGCCACCAACCGGAACGACTCCCGGATCAAAGACGCCGTCCGGTCATCTGCCCCGGTCGTCGTGGCCTCACCCGACAGCTACGCCATCACGCGCAGCTCGTCGCTCGGCATCGTCTTCTATGGCGGTGATACGGTCGACATTCGCCGAACCCACGGCAGCAAGGCAGCAATCGTCAGCCACTACTTTGGCGGCGCAACCATTGCGTCCAAGGCCGCCGTTGCCGATGGCCGCCTCAAGATCAGTGTTGCGCCTCACGACGCCAACGCGCACCCGCTCGAATGGGTCGAGGTGAATATCTCCTAG
- a CDS encoding alpha/beta hydrolase family protein, producing the protein MSGTDLQHHKVRRKPLERLGRALSRPGSSLRRLRSMRQHQEQNRRKWTRAGALATASLLVFSLALWPWVRTHLQAVAILKILGGQPVPGPIAATVAAPIAITDISFSIPANDGKQQVVRAREYLPVGKKDAPALVVLHGVHHLGIDEPRLEAFAKAISNCGVRVLTPELPDIKDYHVDASSVRTIGESAKWFATQTGTQVGVVGLSFSGGLALVAASEPAYKTAFKFVLAVGSQDSMARVTEYYRTGRDLRPNGSVEELKPHEYGPLVLEYQYVEDFVAAADVPAIKTVLRAHLYEDKAAEISTMAALTAAQKVEAKNLMDTELDGTQEMLVNSDLRHTKELEDLSPHGKLAGLTVPVYLLHGEADNIIPSAETLWLAKELPPAALKAALVSPVISHIDFESSQPTAEDQWRLIDFFAKVMRAAEQKR; encoded by the coding sequence ATGAGCGGGACAGATCTTCAACACCATAAGGTGAGACGCAAGCCGCTGGAGCGGTTGGGCCGCGCGCTGAGCAGGCCGGGGTCTTCGCTGAGGCGGCTGCGTTCGATGCGGCAGCATCAGGAGCAGAATCGGCGCAAATGGACGCGGGCTGGAGCGTTGGCGACCGCTTCCCTGCTGGTGTTTTCGCTAGCTCTGTGGCCGTGGGTGCGGACGCATCTGCAGGCGGTCGCCATCCTGAAGATCCTGGGAGGACAGCCGGTTCCGGGGCCGATCGCTGCGACGGTGGCTGCTCCGATCGCGATCACGGATATCAGTTTTTCCATCCCAGCGAACGACGGCAAGCAACAGGTCGTGCGGGCGCGGGAGTATCTGCCTGTTGGGAAAAAAGATGCTCCAGCGTTGGTGGTGCTGCATGGAGTCCATCACCTTGGGATCGATGAGCCGAGGCTGGAGGCGTTCGCGAAGGCAATCTCAAACTGCGGGGTACGGGTGCTGACGCCAGAGCTGCCGGACATCAAGGACTACCACGTCGATGCAAGCTCGGTGCGGACGATTGGGGAGTCGGCGAAGTGGTTTGCGACGCAGACGGGCACGCAGGTGGGAGTGGTCGGGCTGAGCTTTTCGGGGGGATTGGCTCTGGTGGCGGCTTCGGAGCCCGCGTACAAGACGGCGTTCAAGTTTGTGCTGGCGGTGGGGTCGCAGGACTCCATGGCGCGGGTAACAGAGTACTACCGGACGGGACGCGATCTTCGGCCAAACGGGTCCGTCGAAGAGCTGAAGCCTCATGAGTACGGGCCGCTGGTGCTGGAGTATCAGTATGTCGAGGACTTCGTTGCCGCCGCGGATGTTCCGGCGATCAAGACGGTACTGCGGGCGCATCTTTACGAGGACAAGGCAGCGGAGATCTCGACCATGGCGGCGCTGACTGCAGCGCAGAAGGTCGAAGCGAAGAACCTGATGGACACCGAGCTGGATGGAACTCAGGAGATGCTTGTGAATTCGGACCTCCGCCATACGAAGGAGTTGGAAGATCTCTCTCCGCATGGAAAGCTGGCCGGACTGACGGTGCCGGTATATCTGCTGCATGGCGAGGCGGACAACATCATCCCTTCGGCGGAGACGCTATGGCTGGCGAAGGAGCTACCGCCCGCAGCGCTCAAGGCGGCACTGGTAAGCCCGGTGATCTCTCATATTGATTTCGAAAGCAGCCAGCCGACGGCGGAGGATCAGTGGCGGCTGATCGATTTCTTTGCGAAGGTAATGAGAGCAGCGGAACAGAAGCGATGA
- a CDS encoding outer membrane protein assembly factor BamD codes for MIGKTSGVAGLILLAGIGAASAQKKNKDNQSGYDRSAKATLLHQAIVYVNADADSQRVSLVTPGHEVVVTERNGQWARVFANTDIADKTDDSDVPELSDEDNVTPASGWIRDKGVVSPSTPNGDAILFGAAANLESEAEQPHAPKDAAVQAHLLYRRVAEYYPNSPLAPEAAWRSADVRWRLEKLDVSSLPSAKEQDAYLRPQIYEGDMKRLMKQYPGTKWAAMAAFYLIDNKLCGDWQGLPKCPEMESGLYEKYAKQFPGGPKSDEALYDATYRQGVLVSMYLVDENKKKADAAAERTKSLAAEMQAEYPKSDYTARAASIAYRVAQGIPIFGNDRD; via the coding sequence ATGATCGGGAAGACTTCAGGCGTCGCGGGACTGATCTTATTGGCCGGTATAGGTGCGGCATCGGCACAGAAGAAGAACAAGGACAATCAGTCCGGGTATGACCGGTCGGCCAAGGCAACACTGCTGCACCAGGCCATTGTGTACGTGAACGCGGATGCGGATTCGCAGCGGGTGTCTCTGGTGACGCCGGGGCATGAGGTGGTGGTAACCGAGCGAAACGGACAATGGGCGCGGGTATTCGCGAACACCGACATCGCCGACAAGACCGATGACAGCGATGTTCCGGAACTATCGGACGAAGACAACGTGACCCCGGCCTCGGGATGGATCCGGGACAAGGGAGTTGTCTCGCCGTCGACACCGAACGGCGACGCGATTCTGTTTGGTGCGGCGGCAAATCTTGAGAGCGAAGCCGAACAGCCTCACGCTCCGAAGGATGCGGCGGTGCAGGCTCATCTACTTTATCGAAGAGTGGCGGAGTACTATCCGAACTCTCCGCTTGCGCCCGAGGCGGCGTGGCGGTCGGCAGATGTGCGCTGGCGGCTGGAGAAGCTGGATGTAAGCTCGCTGCCCTCGGCGAAGGAGCAGGATGCGTACCTTCGGCCGCAGATCTATGAAGGCGACATGAAGCGCCTGATGAAGCAGTATCCGGGAACGAAGTGGGCCGCGATGGCCGCCTTCTACCTGATCGACAACAAGCTCTGCGGGGACTGGCAGGGGCTGCCGAAGTGTCCGGAGATGGAATCCGGGCTGTACGAGAAGTACGCAAAGCAGTTTCCCGGCGGGCCGAAGTCGGACGAGGCACTCTACGACGCTACGTACCGTCAGGGCGTGCTGGTCTCCATGTACTTGGTGGACGAGAACAAGAAGAAGGCCGACGCTGCCGCGGAACGGACGAAGTCGCTGGCGGCGGAGATGCAGGCCGAGTATCCCAAGTCGGACTACACGGCACGGGCCGCCAGCATCGCGTATCGGGTGGCGCAGGGGATTCCGATCTTTGGCAATGACCGGGATTGA
- a CDS encoding undecaprenyl-diphosphate phosphatase, which produces MPIFQVVILAIVQGLAELLPVSSSAHVVVAEKLLGLDPSSPQMTLVLVMLHTGTMFAVIAYFWNQWKKSYFATADAFKRVLIRIVWATLLTGIIGEVIIKIIEKTAFKGAPKAEIELLFGRLDLVAPALAAAGVIILIAGLLEKRKMAEIVDHSADLRAGATVTMRQAGWIGAVQGLCLPFRGFSRSGATISAGMLVGATKERAERFSFALAVVLTPPVVARELLRLLKATHEATAAGTPIDLHGTLVSALLGAVFAFFAGLVALKWLSSWLESGRWYLFGIYCLVASCVVFYLHTIGY; this is translated from the coding sequence ATGCCAATTTTTCAGGTCGTGATCCTTGCCATCGTGCAGGGACTTGCTGAACTTCTGCCGGTTTCCAGTTCGGCGCACGTTGTGGTGGCGGAAAAGCTGCTTGGACTCGATCCCTCCTCCCCCCAGATGACGCTGGTGCTGGTGATGCTGCATACCGGTACCATGTTCGCTGTGATTGCTTACTTCTGGAATCAGTGGAAGAAGAGCTACTTCGCGACAGCCGACGCGTTCAAGCGGGTGCTGATCCGCATCGTGTGGGCGACGCTTCTGACGGGCATCATCGGCGAAGTGATTATCAAAATCATCGAGAAGACCGCGTTCAAGGGCGCTCCAAAGGCAGAGATTGAGTTGCTGTTCGGACGGCTTGACCTGGTAGCTCCGGCACTGGCTGCGGCAGGCGTGATTATTCTGATCGCCGGCCTGTTGGAGAAGCGAAAGATGGCGGAGATCGTGGATCACTCTGCCGATCTGCGCGCCGGCGCGACGGTGACCATGCGGCAGGCAGGATGGATTGGAGCCGTGCAGGGGCTCTGTCTTCCCTTCCGCGGATTCTCGCGCTCAGGCGCGACAATCTCAGCCGGGATGCTGGTTGGCGCAACGAAGGAACGGGCGGAGCGGTTCAGCTTCGCGCTGGCCGTGGTGCTGACTCCGCCGGTGGTTGCGCGTGAGCTGCTGCGCCTTTTGAAGGCGACGCATGAAGCGACTGCGGCGGGGACGCCAATCGATCTGCACGGGACGCTGGTAAGCGCTCTGCTGGGAGCGGTCTTCGCCTTCTTCGCGGGGCTGGTGGCGCTGAAGTGGCTCAGCAGTTGGCTGGAGTCAGGCCGCTGGTATCTCTTCGGGATCTACTGCCTGGTGGCTTCTTGTGTCGTGTTTTATCTTCACACGATTGGGTACTGA
- a CDS encoding 2,3,4,5-tetrahydropyridine-2,6-dicarboxylate N-succinyltransferase has translation MSLELTIEKYFALGADAIGNNEAMTAFLELRGALEAGTLRSAEPDAASATGWRVNAWVKRGILLGFRLGQMTEMGGAEGLGFVDKATYPARRFAVGDGVRVVPGGSSVRSGAYLAKSVVVMPPAYVNVGAYVDEGTMVDSHALVGSCAQIGKRVHLSAAAQIGGVLEPVNASPVIIEDDVLVGGNTGVYEGTIVRSKAVLAAGTVLTRGTPVYDLVNGTVLKATAEMPLIIPAGAVVVPGSRGITKGNGAEWGLSVYTPVIVKYRDEKTELSLALEDLLR, from the coding sequence GTGTCACTTGAACTGACGATTGAGAAGTACTTTGCGCTGGGCGCGGATGCGATTGGCAACAACGAGGCGATGACGGCTTTTCTAGAGTTGCGCGGAGCGCTTGAGGCAGGCACGCTGCGGTCGGCGGAGCCGGATGCGGCTTCGGCCACCGGATGGCGGGTGAATGCCTGGGTGAAACGCGGAATTCTGCTTGGATTCCGGCTGGGGCAGATGACGGAGATGGGTGGAGCGGAAGGATTAGGCTTCGTCGATAAGGCGACGTATCCGGCGAGGCGGTTTGCGGTCGGTGATGGCGTGCGCGTGGTTCCAGGTGGGTCGAGCGTGCGGTCCGGCGCTTATCTCGCGAAGAGCGTGGTGGTTATGCCTCCGGCGTATGTGAACGTGGGCGCGTATGTGGATGAAGGCACGATGGTGGACTCCCACGCGCTGGTGGGCAGTTGCGCGCAGATCGGCAAGCGGGTGCATCTCTCGGCAGCCGCGCAGATAGGCGGCGTACTGGAGCCGGTGAACGCAAGCCCGGTCATCATCGAAGACGATGTGCTGGTTGGCGGAAATACAGGCGTGTATGAGGGAACGATTGTGCGGTCGAAGGCGGTGCTGGCGGCAGGTACTGTGCTGACGCGCGGGACACCGGTCTACGACCTGGTGAATGGGACGGTGCTGAAGGCTACGGCAGAGATGCCGTTGATTATTCCGGCCGGTGCGGTGGTGGTGCCGGGGTCGCGCGGGATCACCAAGGGCAACGGCGCGGAGTGGGGGCTGAGCGTGTACACGCCGGTGATCGTGAAGTATCGCGACGAGAAGACAGAGTTGTCGCTGGCGCTAGAGGACTTGCTACGCTGA
- a CDS encoding threonine ammonia-lyase, protein MANTVATEDFEAARRRIANVAVRTGLHRIGAEVFAEAGMEAPPFELYVKAESEQPIGSFKLRGAYNMIASMVEQGPSAAERGFITYSSGNHAQGVAYAARAVGAKAVIVMPGNAPMVKREATAALGAEIVLVGNASSDRKRKAEELAERFGYAIIPPYDDLRIIAGQGTCGLEIMEQLAEATGKPAGEDVLVLSPVSGGGLLSGTATAIKLTSHGVKVWGAEPELAADAKESFETKTLVEWPAEKTTRTIGDGLRTQSLGQLNFEHVLKYVDGIVTVSEEEIFAATRFLLRSTKLVPEPSGAVTLAAALFHADALPKAERVVVIMSGGNIETELKSKLMAEIAQV, encoded by the coding sequence ATGGCGAATACGGTTGCAACTGAGGACTTCGAGGCGGCAAGGCGAAGGATTGCGAATGTTGCGGTGCGGACGGGTCTGCATCGGATCGGGGCGGAGGTTTTTGCTGAAGCGGGGATGGAAGCGCCGCCGTTCGAACTGTACGTGAAGGCGGAGAGCGAGCAGCCGATTGGCAGCTTCAAGCTGCGCGGCGCTTACAACATGATCGCGTCGATGGTGGAGCAGGGCCCGAGCGCGGCCGAACGCGGGTTCATCACGTATTCGAGCGGTAACCATGCCCAGGGCGTGGCCTATGCGGCGCGCGCGGTGGGAGCGAAGGCGGTGATCGTGATGCCGGGCAACGCTCCGATGGTGAAGCGCGAGGCTACAGCCGCTCTTGGTGCGGAGATTGTGCTGGTCGGCAATGCCAGCTCTGACCGAAAGCGCAAGGCTGAGGAGCTGGCAGAGCGGTTTGGGTATGCGATCATCCCTCCCTATGACGACCTGAGGATTATTGCCGGACAAGGGACGTGCGGACTGGAGATCATGGAACAGCTTGCAGAGGCCACTGGCAAGCCCGCGGGCGAGGACGTGCTGGTGCTCTCGCCGGTGAGCGGTGGCGGGTTGCTCAGCGGCACAGCTACCGCCATTAAGCTCACCTCACACGGAGTGAAAGTCTGGGGGGCGGAGCCGGAGCTCGCGGCCGACGCGAAGGAGTCGTTCGAGACGAAGACGCTGGTGGAGTGGCCTGCGGAGAAGACGACGCGAACTATCGGCGATGGTCTGCGAACGCAGTCCTTGGGGCAATTGAACTTCGAGCATGTGCTGAAGTATGTGGACGGGATCGTAACGGTGAGCGAGGAGGAGATCTTCGCGGCTACGCGGTTTCTGCTGCGGTCAACGAAGTTGGTGCCGGAGCCGAGCGGGGCAGTTACGCTTGCGGCTGCGCTGTTTCATGCGGACGCGCTGCCGAAAGCGGAGCGGGTGGTCGTGATCATGAGTGGGGGGAATATTGAGACGGAACTAAAGAGTAAGTTGATGGCCGAGATAGCGCAGGTCTGA
- a CDS encoding ribonuclease J, producing MAQDKLRMIPLGGLGEFGMNCMALRWQDDIIVIDAGLMFPEEELLGVDIVVPDISYLVENRSKVKAIVLTHGHEDHIGGLPWILSELNVPVYGTEFTLAYVEGKLEEHRLLDDADLIEMLPGHRFTLGPFSIMPIRVTHSLVDCVALAIHTPVGVVLHTGDFKIDLSSPDGKPFDLHAFAELGKNGVLALLQDSTNVDRPGYTPSERAVKPRLDEIFARTKKKLFFSCFSSSIHRIRLAMELAHNHGRKVAIIGRSLDNSTEIAQDLGYLDLPKGLIINPGQIKEMAPDKVCIMISGTQGEPMSALSRAAVNNHKFAKIDPGDTVLLSSRVIPGNEKGIYRMIDHLERRDAKVIHDDGTQGLIHVSGHGSQEELRLMINLVKPKFFIPVHGDYRHLKRHAELAAEVGVVEKVILLEDGEILDLDKNTAVKNGKVTTGRVCIDSGGSIEVVEDVVIRDRKHISEDGILLPIIAINKRTGQVESLPELVMRGFAVDDEQVINEARNIVQKTLNSSSAEEKQDYGVVKEKVRNDLKRFIQKSTSRRPLIMPVILEI from the coding sequence ATGGCTCAAGATAAATTACGCATGATCCCCCTCGGGGGCCTTGGTGAGTTCGGCATGAACTGCATGGCCCTCCGCTGGCAAGACGACATTATTGTCATCGACGCTGGCCTGATGTTTCCTGAAGAAGAACTGCTGGGTGTGGACATCGTTGTTCCGGACATCAGCTACCTGGTCGAGAACCGGTCTAAAGTAAAGGCCATTGTCCTTACGCATGGACACGAGGACCACATTGGCGGTCTGCCGTGGATACTCTCCGAGCTGAACGTTCCCGTCTACGGTACGGAGTTCACGCTGGCCTACGTCGAGGGCAAGCTTGAAGAGCACCGCCTGCTGGACGATGCCGACCTGATCGAGATGCTTCCGGGACACCGGTTCACGCTGGGGCCGTTCTCGATCATGCCGATCCGGGTGACGCACTCGCTGGTGGACTGCGTGGCTCTGGCCATTCACACGCCTGTCGGCGTGGTGCTGCATACGGGCGACTTCAAGATCGATCTCTCGTCGCCGGATGGCAAGCCGTTCGACCTGCACGCGTTTGCGGAGTTGGGCAAGAACGGCGTGCTGGCGCTACTGCAGGACTCGACCAACGTCGATCGACCCGGATATACGCCGAGCGAACGCGCCGTCAAGCCGCGGCTGGATGAGATCTTCGCGCGTACGAAGAAGAAGCTGTTCTTCAGCTGCTTCTCGTCGTCGATCCACAGAATTCGGCTGGCCATGGAGCTGGCGCACAATCACGGCCGCAAGGTCGCGATCATTGGCCGGTCGCTCGATAACTCGACCGAGATTGCGCAAGACCTGGGCTACCTCGATCTGCCGAAGGGATTGATCATCAATCCGGGACAGATCAAGGAGATGGCTCCAGATAAGGTCTGCATCATGATCTCGGGTACGCAGGGCGAGCCGATGTCTGCGCTGAGCCGGGCGGCGGTAAACAACCACAAGTTTGCGAAGATCGATCCGGGCGATACCGTTCTACTGAGCTCGCGCGTGATTCCGGGCAACGAGAAGGGCATCTACCGCATGATCGACCACCTGGAGCGCCGCGACGCGAAGGTGATCCACGATGACGGGACACAGGGTTTGATCCACGTCAGCGGCCACGGGAGCCAGGAAGAGCTGCGGCTGATGATCAACCTGGTCAAGCCGAAGTTCTTCATCCCTGTCCACGGCGACTATCGCCACCTGAAGCGCCACGCGGAGCTTGCGGCAGAGGTGGGCGTGGTGGAGAAGGTGATTCTGCTGGAAGACGGCGAGATCCTCGACCTCGACAAGAACACTGCGGTTAAGAATGGCAAGGTCACGACCGGCCGAGTTTGCATCGATTCGGGCGGCTCGATCGAAGTGGTGGAAGATGTCGTCATTCGAGACCGCAAGCATATCTCCGAGGACGGCATCCTGCTGCCGATTATCGCGATCAACAAGCGAACGGGACAAGTGGAGAGCCTGCCGGAGTTGGTGATGCGCGGCTTCGCGGTGGATGACGAGCAGGTGATCAATGAGGCTCGGAACATCGTGCAGAAGACGCTGAACAGCTCAAGCGCGGAAGAGAAGCAGGACTACGGCGTGGTCAAGGAGAAGGTGCGGAACGATCTGAAGCGGTTCATTCAGAAGAGCACCAGCCGCAGACCGCTGATTATGCCGGTGATTCTGGAGATCTGA
- the dapA gene encoding 4-hydroxy-tetrahydrodipicolinate synthase codes for MNLMGCGTALVTPFRRDGSVDEPALHALVNWQIEEGISFLVPCGTTGEAATLTEGEWLRTIEVVIGAADGRVPIFAGCTSNATREAVAKAERLAQMPGLTGILTANPYYNRPGQEGQYQHFRAISRAVGLPVLLYNIPSRTGANLEPATVLRLSEEKNIIGIKESSGSIAQITELVNLLPRAFSVFAGDDGMALPAIAVGGCGLVSVASNEIPGQMAAMVGAALENDWATARRINRHYGRLLAANFMEPSPAPVKAILSLMGKIGDDSVRLPMVKVSPATQRKLERIAGELGLLVEAPPSGADLRMF; via the coding sequence ATGAATTTGATGGGTTGTGGCACCGCTCTTGTGACTCCCTTTCGCAGGGATGGGAGCGTGGACGAACCGGCGCTGCATGCGCTGGTGAACTGGCAGATTGAAGAGGGCATCTCGTTTCTGGTTCCATGCGGGACAACGGGCGAGGCCGCGACACTGACCGAGGGTGAGTGGCTGCGGACCATTGAAGTGGTGATCGGCGCGGCAGACGGGCGGGTGCCGATCTTCGCCGGCTGCACCAGCAACGCAACTCGCGAAGCTGTGGCGAAAGCCGAGCGCTTGGCGCAGATGCCAGGGCTGACCGGTATCCTGACCGCGAACCCGTATTACAACCGGCCTGGGCAGGAGGGCCAGTATCAGCACTTCCGGGCGATTTCGCGAGCAGTGGGGCTTCCGGTGCTGCTGTACAACATTCCTTCGCGGACCGGAGCGAACTTAGAACCAGCCACCGTACTGCGGCTGTCTGAAGAAAAAAACATCATCGGCATCAAGGAGTCGAGCGGCAGCATCGCTCAGATCACGGAGTTGGTGAATCTTCTGCCGCGTGCCTTCAGCGTTTTTGCGGGCGACGATGGAATGGCGTTGCCCGCGATTGCCGTGGGCGGCTGCGGGCTGGTCTCGGTGGCCTCGAATGAGATTCCGGGGCAGATGGCGGCGATGGTAGGCGCCGCCCTCGAGAATGACTGGGCAACCGCGCGACGTATCAATCGCCACTACGGTCGTCTGCTGGCAGCGAACTTCATGGAACCGAGCCCAGCGCCGGTGAAGGCGATCCTTTCCCTGATGGGGAAGATCGGCGACGACTCGGTGCGACTGCCGATGGTGAAGGTGTCGCCAGCAACGCAGCGCAAGCTGGAGCGGATTGCGGGGGAGCTTGGGCTGCTGGTGGAAGCTCCGCCTAGCGGTGCGGATCTGCGGATGTTTTAG